A window from Ignavibacteriota bacterium encodes these proteins:
- a CDS encoding prolyl oligopeptidase family serine peptidase: MPFRLQLLLALALFVTTGFGDAPVAVGHKRTLHSSVLNEDRSFQVYLPASYQWALDRRYPVLYVLDGESHFLHAAGSVNFLASKGEIPELIVVAITSTVRIRDYTQTDWSSHWVGGGGASQFKKFLSTELIPAIERTYRTNRYRILSGHSAGGQFVLYALTSEPSLFNAYIALSPSLDWDNNLPQRSLEQAFQQTDSLRAFLYFAWSDDSGQALADDHRLQETVEKNSPQGFRWIARGYPDETHTSIPLVAHIDALRRLYAGYRFPDDLLEKGLAYAEQHFGEVSGRVGYTIPVPEDVVNNLGYEELAKGNIPEAIELFKRNTQRNPHSANALDGIADAYDKAGMKKEAIAAMKKAVDLATRYKDPNLRYFTEHLKRLTSKHAPALTK, from the coding sequence TTTCGTCACGACAGGCTTCGGGGATGCCCCTGTTGCCGTAGGGCACAAGCGCACACTTCATTCTTCGGTACTCAACGAAGACCGGTCTTTTCAGGTGTACCTGCCGGCAAGCTATCAATGGGCGTTGGACCGCAGGTATCCGGTGCTGTACGTTCTTGATGGTGAATCACACTTCCTGCATGCAGCAGGCTCTGTGAATTTCCTTGCGTCGAAAGGCGAAATACCGGAGCTCATTGTCGTTGCGATCACCAGCACCGTACGGATACGGGACTACACCCAGACGGACTGGTCCTCGCATTGGGTTGGTGGGGGAGGTGCCAGCCAGTTCAAGAAATTTCTGTCGACAGAACTCATTCCGGCCATCGAACGTACTTACCGCACGAACCGGTACCGCATCCTTTCCGGCCATTCGGCCGGTGGACAGTTCGTTCTTTATGCGTTGACGTCCGAGCCTTCTCTTTTCAATGCCTATATTGCACTGAGCCCAAGTCTCGATTGGGATAACAATCTCCCTCAACGGTCCCTGGAGCAGGCATTTCAACAGACCGACAGTCTGAGGGCCTTTCTCTACTTTGCATGGTCAGATGATTCCGGTCAGGCGCTGGCCGACGATCACAGGTTGCAGGAAACAGTCGAGAAGAATTCCCCTCAAGGGTTTCGCTGGATCGCAAGGGGATATCCGGATGAGACCCATACCAGTATTCCGTTGGTCGCACACATCGACGCGTTGCGCCGGTTGTATGCAGGGTACCGGTTCCCTGACGATCTTCTGGAGAAGGGCCTTGCGTATGCCGAGCAGCATTTCGGTGAAGTGTCAGGACGTGTAGGATATACGATCCCGGTGCCCGAGGACGTGGTCAACAACCTCGGGTATGAAGAACTGGCGAAGGGGAATATTCCCGAGGCGATCGAACTGTTCAAGCGCAACACCCAGCGCAACCCACACTCTGCCAATGCGTTGGATGGCATTGCCGATGCGTACGACAAGGCTGGCATGAAGAAAGAGGCGATAGCTGCAATGAAGAAGGCGGTCGATCTGGCCACGCGATATAAGGATCCCAATCTCCGCTACTTCACCGAGCACCTCAAGAGACTCACGAGTAAGCATGCGCCGGCTTTGACAAAGTGA